In Epinephelus lanceolatus isolate andai-2023 chromosome 13, ASM4190304v1, whole genome shotgun sequence, the following are encoded in one genomic region:
- the casp8ap2 gene encoding CASP8-associated protein 2, producing the protein MDNIDTNASGPPVPEVSEDSVDIYDGLEVSSNAALVPAVNEDSVDIYEGLDMSIRSNAEKSSSETSEVKESMDLYEEIVMEEQQTREASYTELKSRFQAAQTLIKELHRRLEQMEIQNTGLNTENCHLKKNISALLQTARQEVTRKDAEIQRLNLQSERGRHHHQSHISNLRDQNPSSRTSMSRPPPPPPPPPPPPSSPPPLPPPPPPSLPRDDHPSRDIPQPSRKESSSSTYQPSGSNRKSSRSLSTRHSESDKRKSKHREEKCQSQKLSESTDRRHRSGSDPSKDCHAPERNRSHKADKETGWRYDSRSCKSRNYLNVEGHHRSDGAKSPPPEISHSAVSSDDKKGRNRDRRQDTVKTSTSDSEHSAAHSSKEGYNRDHRKIKTSDRHARNSDPRDQKKPSSNQHAERCRELSKERGGDRLSKDYQRKEERRREDETSRKHRRSAPSETSREREKARSKESDQGKDVSSKERQEKTHKDLKSSSEEPHISEKKSVEENSPNRKLCFMETLNLTLSPIKKPGLLVSASQADVTPVDKVVENEPDDDSSQLNVEDFCVIDEVDSSELEAGLKEQSLDIPETPSSEKTHERCDDAIDVQETDKKQSETPATDMQPEENSVQTTSLYSQRPDTAETQVAEHLTLTSPDMSSPKATDNSRNHENQTTLASDSQVVNCGPLDARAGDSDTSGNISEQHKDNTSQKVTPVKRTDQSVAVTDPDALVSSIKPNLRSPKTPVQKSHSVDSVDEAASTSQENPVAEDVPDKANQEIQQISPTVLPQDGQQGLVASTSIPKKDDCHMQGGPKDADAVSSTISLESLPQEGLSLYDAICMLAQTNDDTIDSSSTAAEPSSSTGCIAVSKVSSTTEDTALPEKYSDLIHTPKKSFSPGKSHGNNVEPSSSVPLLHDEDSMMHTLNNLKRIPDAISPLRSPIKITKRSHLHVQGKPGHVKSLQKDFSSTAVDANSKKLDINKENKYPGSPANHDTQNLVDKVSDLPSSDTDLEEGEILSESDEAATGSSLPANKKAKLARPVRNKQSPKSVLKRKSEERSIASKETIKTAGVSTRSPKSRFKTVCPAATKASFSTIEEVMETFKVVRTEIRRKYMKLHKTFPKKSFHGMMDNFQESFLEFVDGAHFGQICSQAGELKSKLKKMIASVFSKVTNNGIVKRIFEQQAVDLKQRLWDFVDVQVNYLFKDIYMTLKSLCKPARTQAEDSRPKENEKVSRQSPVKKPQCQQKKAQSSQTSLNQNKPCAVVPYKTGLGSRGKDIRITHVEKDSNVDPHPTNGPNTKTVANFLPPKNVPSTPEKSNVSSLVISQNGSLLDRTDFELLTEQQASSLTFNLVRDTQMGEIFKCLLQGSDLLETSGVTGDNTPWPLGTPRKDGERLISITTPIKFDSPSKLLSPTKFDSPSKLIATWSSISPRKMSSPRPKAQIQLNPALFDESCLLEVPSENRSQRSYSILAEDLAVSLTIPSPLKSDSHLSFLQPPSMHLVSTPDSVISAHISEDALLDGEDASEQDIHLALDTDNSSCGSSTSSEVLATPFVFKPNLPMQALVMERSNDHFIVKIRQAATGADTTLTADDSLSQTLTEEDQQRVEDGVETKDGQGKAVLSDKSPNSTPSNAVPSNAVPLENSLSGICNSADVHLTQDESLTSHEKQDLSTQQNTSKVSFSENSQKLSESLKRHPKTIPSDNNLHNNAQSSDHAFGKISQPTSREDITVTAVEHVSQTYHRKEDMTSQSPSKSQKRIGCSETVLSDISPHHPAKGSETDQTSKVLTSHVSDGRRDEMEASESERSLVIAEDISSTPERDQRDCEKGGKRKKKKKHHHEKSKAKRFRKEEEERTEKIISSCKADDDESKSLSPTNLYAKNVIRKKGEVVIAWTRDEDRAILIELKTKGASRETFSSLAEKLNKPSGQIAQRFHQLMKLFKKQEKMDT; encoded by the exons ATGGACAACATTGACACCAACGCTTCTGGTC CTCCGGTACCTGAGGTTAGCGAAGATTCTGTGGATATCTATGATGGCCTGGAAGTCAGCAGCAATGCAG CCTTGGTACCTGCTGTCAATGAAGATTCTGTGGATATCTATGAAGGCCTAGATATGAGTATTAGAAGCAATGCAG AGAAGTCCTCTTCAGAGACCTCTGAGGTGAAAGAGTCAATGGATCTTTACGAAGAAATTGTCATGGAGGAACAGCAGACCAGAGAGGCGTCGTACACAGAG TTGAAATCCAGGTTCCAAGCAGCTCAAACCCTCATTAAAGAGTTGCACAGGAGATTGGAGCAGATGGAGAtacag AATACAGGGTTGAACACTGAGAATTGCCATCTCAAAAAGAACATCTCTGCACTTCTACAAACAGCGAGACAGGAGGTGACACGCAAAGATGCTGAGATCCAGAGGTTGAACCTACa GTCAGAAAGAGGTCGCCATCACCACCAATCTCACATTAGTAATTTGCGGGATCAAAATCCCTCCAGTCGGACCTCCATGAGTAGGCCACCCCCTCCGccgcctcctccacctcctccaccatccagtcctcctccccttcctccacctccaccgcCTTCACTTCCCAGGGATGATCACCCTTCAAGGGATATTCCTCAACCCTCAAGGAAAGAAAGCAGTAGTTCCACCTATCAGCCAAGTGGATCCAACAGGAAATCCAGCAGAAGTTTATCAACCCGACATAGTGAGTCTGACAAACGCAAGTCCAAGCACAGAGAggaaaaatgtcaaagtcaAAAACTATCTGAATCAACAGATAGGAGACATAGAAGTGGTTCAGACCCCAGCAAGGACTGTCACGCCCCTGAGAGGAACAGGTCTCACAAAGCAGACAAAGAGACAGGATGGAGATATGACTCCAGATCATGTAAAAGCAGGAACTACTTAAATGTTGAGGGGCACCACAGATCAGATGGAGCTAAAAGCCCTCCACCGGAGATTTCACATAGTGCAGTTTCCTCTGATGACAAGAAAGGGCGAAACCGTGACAGAAGACAAGATACAGTCAAAACGTCCACATCAGACTCTGAGCACAGTGCAGCTCACAGCTCTAAAGAGGGCTACAACCGAGATCATAGAAAAATTAAGACCAGTGACAGACATGCCAGAAATTCAGACCCCAGAGACCAGAAAAAGCCCTCTTCAAATCAACATGCTGAGCGCTGCAGGGAGCTCTCcaaagagaggggaggggataGACTATCAAAGGATTATcaaaggaaggaggagagacGACGTGAAGATGAAACCAGCAGAAAGCACAGGAGGAGTGCTCCGTCAGAGACGAGCAGAGAACGTGAGAAAGCAAGATCAAAAGAATCAGACCAAGGTAAAGATGTCAGCAGTAAGGAAAGACAAGAAAAGACACACAAGGACTTAAAAAGTTCATCCGAAGAACCACATATCAGTGAGAAAAAGTCTGTGGAGGAAAATAGTCCAAACAGGAAACTGTGTTTCATGGAAACATTGAATCTAACACTTTCACCTATAAAGAAGCCAGGGTTGCTCGTCAGTGCCAGCCAGGCAGATGTCACGCCAGTGGACAAGGTAGTTGAGAACGAACCAGATGATGACAGTTCACAGCTTAACGTTGAGGACTTTTGTGTAATTGATGAAGTAGACAGCAGTGAATTAGAAGCAGGGTTAAAAGAGCAATCTTTAGATATTCCCGAAACTCCAAGCTCTGAAAAGACACATGAGAGGTGTGATGATGCAATAGATGTCCAGGAAACAGACAAAAAGCAGAGTGAAACTCCTGCAACTGACATGCAACCTGAAGAAAATTCAGTCCAAACTACCTCATTGTATAGCCAACGCCCAGATACTGCAGAGACCCAGGTGGCTGAGCATCTCACATTAACATCACCAGACATGAGTTCTCCAAAAGCAACAGACAATTCTAGAAATCATGAGAACCAAACTACGTTGGCCTCAGACAGCCAGGTAGTTAATTGTGGACCTCTGGATGCTAGAGCTGGTGACAGTGACACGTCTGGAAACATTTCTGAGCAACATAAAGACAATACCTCACAAAAAGTAACTCCTGTAAAAAGGACTGATCAATCTGTTGCTGTTACAGACCCTGATGCGCTTGTTTCAAGCATAAAACCGAATTTAAGAAGTCCTAAAACTCCAGTACAGAAAAGCCACTCTGTGGATTCAGTCGATGAAGCTGCTTCAACCTCACAAGAAAATCCTGTAGCTGAAGATGTCCCTGACAAGGCCAACCAAGAAATACAGCAAATTTCTCCCACTGTTCTACCTCAGGACGGTCAGCAAGGTCTTGTTGCTTCTACTTCCATTCCCAAGAAAGATGATTGTCATATGCAGGGTGGTCCTAAAGATGCAGATGCTGTATCCAGTACAATAAGCCTAGAATCACTTCCACAAGAAGGGCTGAGTCTCTATGATGCTATTTGCATGTTGGCACAGACAAACGATGACACCATTGACAGCAGTAGCACCGCAGCCGAGCCAAGCTCTTCCACCGGCTGTATCGCTGTGTCCAAAGTCAGCAGTACGACAGAGGACACGGCACTGCCAGAGAAGTACAGTGACCTCATTCACACACCAAAGAAGAGCTTCAGTCCTGGGAAGAGTCATGGAAATAATGTTGAGCCTTCCAGTTCTGTGCCCTTACTCCATGATGAGGACTCCATGATGCACACACTGAACAACCTGAAGAGAATCCCTGATGCCATTAGCCCTCTGAGAAGCCCAATAAAGATAACCAAGAGAAGTCATCTCCATGTTCAAGGCAAGCCGGGTCATGTCAAGAGCCTTCAGAAAG ATTTCTCCAGCACAGCTGTTGATGCCAACTCAAAGAAGTTGGatataaacaaagaaaacaaatatccGGGTTCTCCTGCAAACCATGACACACAGAACTTGGTGGACAAGGTATCTGACCTGCCTTCAAGTGACACTGATCTGGAGGAAGGGGAAATTTTAAGTGAAAGTGATGAGGCGGCTACAGGTTCATCTCTTCCTGCCAACAAGAAGGCGAAGTTAGCACGACCAGTCAGAAATAAACAGAGTCCTAAGTCTGTGTTAAAGAGGAAATCTGAAGAAAGGTCCATTGCATCAAAAGAAACTATTAAAACAGCAGGTGTATCAACACGAAGCCCAAAAAGTCGTTTCAAAACAGTCTGTCCCGCGGCAACCAAAGCTTCTTTTTCCACCATAGAGGAAGTAATGGAGACATTCAAGGTGGTTCGTACTGAGATCCGAAGAAAGTACATGAAGCTCCATAAAACGTTTCCTAAGAAGAGCTTCCATGGTATGATGGACAATTTCCAGGAGTCTTTTTTAGAATTCGTGGATGGTGCTCATTTTGGTCAAATATGCAGTCAGGCAGGGGAGCTGAAATCCAAGCTGAAAAAAATGATTGCATCTGTGTTTAGTAAAGTAACAAATAATGGTATTGTGAAGCGCATCTTTGAACAGCAAGCAGTCGATCTGAAGCAAAGGTTGTGGGATTTTGTAGATGTCCAAGTTAACTACTTGTTCAAGGACATTTACATGACGCTTAAGAGCCTTTGCAAACCAGCAAGAACTCAGGCTGAGGACAGTAGGCCCAAGGAAAATGAGAAAGTATCTAGACAGTCTCCTGTAAAGAAGCCACAGTGTCAACAAAAGAAAGCACAATCGTCTCAGACGAGCTTGAATCAGAACAAGCCATGCGCTGTGGTGCCTTACAAAACAGGCCTTGGAAGCAGAGGAAAAGATATCAGAATCACACATGTGGAAAAAGACAGTAATGTTGACCCGCATCCAACGAATGGCCCAAATACCAAAACTGTGGCCAACTTCCTTCCTCCAAAAAATGTTCCTTCAACTCCAGAGAAGAGTAACGTTTCTTCTTTGGTTATCTCACAAAATGGCTCTTTGCTTGACAGAACGGACTTTGAGCTTCTTACAGAACAGCAAGCCTCCAGTTTAACATTCAACCTGGTAAGAGACACTCAAATGGGAGAAATCTTCAAGTGTCTCCTGCAAGGATCTGACTTACTAGAAACCAGCGGCGTCACTGGAGACAACACACCCTGGCCCCTTGGTACGCCAAGGAAGGATGGAGAGAGACTCATCAGCATCACCACTCCAATTAAATTTGACTCTCCATCTAAACTGCTCTCCCCGACGAAATTTGATAGTCCCTCAAAACTAATAGCAACATGGTCTAGCATTTCACCTCGCAAGATGTCGTCTCCACGACCCAAAGCTCAGATCCAGCTGAATCCAGCTTTGTTTGATGAAAGTTGCCTGTTAGAAGTGCCGTCAGAGAATAGGTCACAGAGGTCATATTCTATTTTAGCCGAAGATCTGGCAGTCTCCCTCACCATTCCATCACCTCTTAAGTCCGACAGCCACCTCAGCTTCCTGCAGCCGCCGAGCATGCACCTCGTATCCACTCCAGACAGCGTCATCAGTGCTCACATAAGTGAGGACGCGCTACTGGATGGGGAAGACGCTTCAGAGCAGGACATCCACCTGGCCCTCGACACCGACAACTCCAGCTGCGGCTCCAGCACCAGCAGTGAAGTACTTGCCACACCTTTCGTGTTCAAGCCCAACCTGCCCATGCAGGCACTAGTGATGGAGAGGTCAAATGATCACTTCATTGTAAAGATTCGTCAGGCAGCCACAGGCGCAGATACCACGCTCACTGCTGATGATAGCTTAAGTCAGACGCTAACAGAAGAAGATCAGCAACGTGTAGAAGATGGTGTGGAAACTAAAGATGGTCAAGGAAAAGCTGTTTTGTCGGACAAGTCACCGAACAGTACACCTTCCAATGCTGTACCCTCAAATGCAGTACCATTAGAGAACAGTCTGTCTGGGATCTGTAATTCTGCAGATGTCCATCTCACTCAAGATGAGAGCTTAACATCTCACGAAAAACAAGATTTGTCAACTCAGCAAAATACCTCAAAAGTTAGTTTTTCTGAGAattcacagaaactgtcagagTCTCTGAAAAGGCATCCTAAAACTATCCCTTCGGACAACAATCTGCACAATAATGCTCAAAGTTCTGATCATGCCTTTGGAAAGATCAGTCAGCCAACCAGCAGAGAAGATATCACAGTCACTGCTGTTGAGCATGTAAGTCAAACATACCACAGAAAAGAGGACATGACAAGTCAAAGTCCCTCAAAATCTCAGAAGAGGATCGGTTGCTCTGAAACTGTACTGTCAGATATTAGTCCACATCACCCTGCTAAAGGCTCAGAAACTGATCAAACTAGCAAAGTGTTGACATCACATGTTTCAGACGGCAGGAGAGATGAAATGGAGGCATCGGAGTCAGAGAGAAGTCTCGTCATTGCAGAGGACATAAGCAGCACACCAGAGAGAGACCAAAGGGATTGTGAGAAAGGTGGAaaacggaagaagaagaagaagcaccACCATGAGAAATCAAAAGCCAAGCGGTTcagaaaggaggaagaggagaggacagaaaaGATAATATCCAGCTGCAAGGCAGACGACGATGAATCCAAATCTCTGTCCCCCACCAATCTCTATGCCAAGAATGTCATCAGGAAGAAGGGTGAGGTGGTGATAGCCTGGACCAG